The following coding sequences are from one Shewanella putrefaciens window:
- the mtr gene encoding tryptophan permease: protein MTNHMNAVKHKTAGKSLLGGAMIIAGTTVGAGMFSLPVVGSGMWFGYSIVMLLGIWFCMLMSGLLLLETNLHFEPGASFDTLTKQTLGQFWRIVNGVSIAFVLYILTYAYISGGGSIVNHSLQGMGIELPQSVAGLVFAIVLASIVLISTKAVDRITTIMLGGMIITFFLAIGNLLIEIDVTKLLEPDGTTRFAPYLWAALPFGLASFGYHGNVPSLVKYYGKDSNTIIKAIFVGTFIALIIYACWLVATMGNIPRSQFSDIIAQGGNMGVLVGALSKVMASSWLNSMLTLFANLAVASSFLGVTLGLFDYLADLFGFDDSRNGRIKTAAVTFVPPTVFGLLFPDGFLIAIGFAALAATVWAVIVPALMAYKSRQLFPESTGFKVKGGTPIIVIVVLFGIITGTCHLLAMANLLPQYS, encoded by the coding sequence TGGTGGGTTCTGGCATGTGGTTTGGGTATTCCATTGTCATGCTGCTAGGTATTTGGTTTTGCATGTTGATGTCGGGCTTATTACTGCTTGAAACCAACTTACACTTTGAACCTGGTGCGAGTTTCGATACGTTAACAAAACAAACCTTAGGCCAGTTTTGGCGCATAGTGAATGGCGTGTCAATCGCCTTTGTGCTCTACATTTTAACCTATGCCTATATCAGCGGTGGTGGCTCGATTGTAAATCACAGCTTGCAGGGTATGGGGATTGAATTACCTCAAAGTGTGGCAGGGTTAGTATTTGCCATAGTGCTAGCGAGTATTGTGCTGATCAGCACCAAAGCTGTGGATCGTATTACAACGATAATGCTGGGCGGTATGATCATCACTTTCTTTCTTGCTATCGGTAATTTACTGATAGAGATTGATGTCACTAAGCTGCTTGAGCCCGATGGTACCACAAGATTTGCACCTTATTTGTGGGCAGCGTTGCCCTTTGGCCTTGCTAGCTTTGGTTATCATGGCAATGTGCCTAGTTTAGTGAAGTATTATGGTAAAGATTCCAACACTATTATCAAAGCTATCTTTGTCGGTACTTTTATCGCGCTTATCATTTATGCCTGTTGGTTAGTCGCCACTATGGGCAATATTCCCCGCAGCCAGTTTAGCGATATTATCGCCCAAGGCGGCAATATGGGTGTGTTGGTTGGTGCTTTGTCTAAGGTGATGGCAAGTAGCTGGTTAAACAGTATGTTAACCCTGTTTGCAAACTTAGCGGTGGCCTCGTCGTTCCTCGGTGTAACTTTGGGTTTGTTTGATTATCTTGCAGACTTATTTGGTTTTGATGACTCCCGTAATGGAAGGATAAAAACGGCTGCTGTTACTTTTGTTCCTCCGACGGTTTTTGGGCTGTTATTTCCTGATGGTTTTTTGATTGCTATTGGTTTTGCGGCATTGGCGGCAACGGTTTGGGCTGTGATTGTCCCTGCGCTGATGGCTTATAAGTCTCGGCAGTTATTTCCTGAAAGTACAGGTTTTAAAGTGAAGGGAGGTACACCCATTATCGTCATCGTCGTCTTATTTGGAATCATCACAGGTACGTGTCATCTTTTGGCAATGGCGAATTTGCTGCCTCAGTATTCCTAG
- a CDS encoding ribonuclease T2, whose protein sequence is MTMPLRLTASHKRLQQVLLRQPLMLYRIISIVSVLLLGITPAIAAPASGEFISNKRCELFQSKNKQTNPEQLQSNIGERYTVQEILGNTTNPQWLRVKTNAATSPLRWISGSCGQYLTSVTNNDLSTPVSAMEPSQTTTASDIKAINRDSLKEHSTKDQRQVSHCQLEGNFDSHVLALSWQSTFCELNGNRKAECSDLNKTDESPLWQQFSLHGLWPNRKQCGTRYGYCSTVKLQPSDFCSYPEIELNASVRKNLEEVMPSARYGTCLERHQWWKHGTCRNQDPNDYFLLATQLTQTINASAWVKNFIHGNIGKQVTRQELNTSFDKSFGQGAHTKMSLECAKGLLSEIRINLPEVIKGSDSIPALLAKANKAGKGSCPDTIIINNSN, encoded by the coding sequence ATGACAATGCCATTGCGTTTGACCGCAAGCCATAAGCGTTTACAGCAAGTGCTTTTGCGCCAACCATTAATGTTATATCGCATCATCAGCATAGTCAGCGTATTGCTCCTAGGAATAACCCCTGCAATAGCCGCACCTGCTTCTGGTGAATTTATATCCAATAAGCGCTGTGAACTCTTTCAATCTAAGAATAAACAAACCAACCCAGAGCAGTTACAAAGCAATATTGGTGAACGCTATACAGTACAGGAAATTTTAGGGAACACGACCAATCCTCAATGGCTAAGAGTCAAAACTAATGCTGCAACTTCACCTTTGCGCTGGATAAGCGGTAGTTGTGGCCAATATCTCACCAGCGTAACGAACAATGACCTTTCCACACCAGTGTCAGCAATGGAACCCTCACAAACCACGACAGCATCAGATATTAAAGCAATCAATCGCGATAGCCTTAAAGAGCACAGTACAAAAGATCAACGCCAAGTTAGTCATTGTCAACTCGAAGGAAACTTTGACTCCCACGTTCTAGCATTGAGTTGGCAAAGCACTTTCTGCGAACTCAATGGCAACCGTAAAGCAGAATGCAGTGACCTCAATAAAACGGATGAATCTCCACTGTGGCAACAGTTTAGCTTGCATGGACTTTGGCCCAATAGGAAACAGTGTGGAACTCGTTATGGCTATTGCAGTACAGTAAAGCTACAACCTAGCGATTTCTGTAGCTACCCTGAAATTGAGCTTAACGCTTCGGTACGCAAAAATTTAGAAGAAGTGATGCCGAGCGCTCGCTACGGCACCTGTTTAGAACGGCATCAATGGTGGAAACATGGAACTTGTCGCAACCAAGATCCTAACGATTACTTTTTGTTAGCCACCCAGCTAACCCAAACAATAAACGCTTCTGCATGGGTTAAAAACTTCATCCATGGGAACATAGGTAAACAGGTAACTCGACAGGAGCTAAATACCAGCTTTGATAAAAGCTTTGGTCAGGGTGCTCATACCAAAATGAGCTTAGAATGTGCTAAAGGACTGTTAAGTGAAATCCGCATTAATCTACCCGAAGTGATTAAAGGTTCTGATTCAATACCCGCTCTCCTCGCGAAAGCCAACAAAGCGGGGAAAGGCTCTTGTCCAGACACAATCATTATAAATAACTCCAATTAA
- the murB gene encoding UDP-N-acetylmuramate dehydrogenase, whose product MSLSHSLKSFNTFGLSQCCSALVEAHSKEDIKHICLPLWQDQQPLLVLGGGSNVVFTDDFHGTVVRVLSKGIKVSEDAVYFYLEVEAGENWHELVEFTLANGMPGLENLALIPGALGAAPIQNIGAYGVEFCDVCDWVEYLDLDSGDFFRLTATECQFSYRESIFKGALRGRAVITAVGLRLVKQWQPHLAYGPLQSFDPASVTAADIFNKVCQVRREKLPDPNVLGNAGSFFKNPIVSAACYLELAQRFSTIVGYAQADGSVKLAAGWLIEQAGLKGFILGKAAVHDKQALVLVNRGGATGQDICRLAQHVIERVNDTFGVLLEAEPRIIGVTGEGDLHV is encoded by the coding sequence ATGTCTTTGTCTCATAGTCTTAAGTCATTCAATACTTTTGGTCTTTCGCAGTGCTGTTCAGCCCTTGTTGAAGCTCATTCAAAAGAAGATATTAAACATATTTGCTTGCCATTATGGCAGGACCAGCAACCATTACTTGTTTTAGGTGGCGGCAGTAATGTCGTTTTCACCGATGATTTTCACGGCACTGTGGTGCGAGTGTTATCTAAGGGGATAAAAGTCAGCGAAGATGCTGTATATTTTTATCTTGAGGTTGAGGCGGGTGAAAACTGGCATGAATTAGTGGAGTTTACTTTAGCTAATGGAATGCCAGGTTTAGAAAACCTCGCACTGATCCCTGGTGCCCTCGGTGCAGCACCAATCCAAAATATTGGAGCTTATGGTGTAGAATTCTGTGACGTTTGTGATTGGGTCGAATATCTTGATCTTGATTCGGGTGATTTTTTCCGCCTGACGGCGACTGAATGTCAGTTCTCCTATCGTGAGTCGATTTTTAAAGGAGCGTTGCGTGGTCGTGCGGTGATCACTGCAGTGGGATTACGCCTTGTTAAGCAGTGGCAACCGCATCTTGCCTATGGTCCTTTACAATCGTTTGATCCTGCATCTGTAACCGCTGCAGATATCTTTAATAAGGTATGCCAAGTTAGACGAGAAAAGTTGCCTGATCCTAATGTATTAGGCAATGCAGGTAGTTTTTTTAAAAACCCAATAGTGAGTGCTGCTTGCTACCTTGAGCTTGCACAACGATTTTCGACGATTGTTGGTTATGCTCAAGCCGATGGTAGTGTGAAGCTCGCGGCTGGTTGGTTAATTGAGCAGGCAGGGTTAAAAGGTTTTATCTTAGGAAAAGCTGCCGTACACGATAAACAAGCCTTAGTTTTAGTTAATCGTGGTGGTGCGACGGGGCAGGATATTTGCCGTTTAGCGCAACATGTTATTGAGCGCGTCAATGATACGTTTGGTGTATTGCTAGAAGCGGAACCAAGAATTATCGGAGTCACAGGTGAAGGAGATCTGCATGTCTGA
- the birA gene encoding bifunctional biotin--[acetyl-CoA-carboxylase] ligase/biotin operon repressor BirA has protein sequence MSDNWVRKREILTLLSSEHFVSGEQLASELGVSRAAVSKHIDALETYGVAIYSVKGRGYKLANPISLIDASRLVQSIDHRCFYFDEIPSTNGFMLSHINELKSGDVCVAEYQAAGRGRRGRTWVSPYGHHLYFSLFWSFPQGMAQAMGLSLVVACTLVEVLKSYGVENIGVKWPNDIYLDHKKLAGILIEMAGQADSECQLIIGIGVNMAMSEDHGKGIDQPWSDLSTLATMPDKTDLVIELQKQLKRDIQLFEREGLNAFKARWQAADLFYGKPIRLLMGENHIDGTCMGVDAQGAVLLDTADGIQAFIGGEISLRPR, from the coding sequence ATGTCTGATAACTGGGTAAGAAAGCGTGAAATTTTAACGCTATTATCTAGCGAGCATTTTGTCTCGGGCGAACAGCTTGCGAGTGAGTTAGGCGTATCCCGTGCTGCTGTGAGTAAACATATAGATGCGTTAGAAACCTATGGTGTCGCAATTTATAGTGTCAAAGGTCGCGGCTATAAACTTGCGAATCCGATTTCATTGATTGATGCGTCACGTCTAGTGCAATCGATTGATCATCGCTGTTTTTATTTTGATGAAATTCCAAGCACTAATGGATTTATGCTCAGTCACATAAACGAGCTGAAGAGTGGAGATGTTTGTGTAGCCGAGTATCAAGCGGCAGGTCGAGGACGTCGAGGACGAACTTGGGTGTCGCCCTATGGCCATCATTTGTATTTTTCACTATTTTGGTCATTTCCACAGGGGATGGCGCAGGCAATGGGCTTGAGTTTAGTCGTAGCCTGTACGTTGGTTGAAGTACTTAAATCCTATGGCGTTGAGAATATTGGCGTTAAGTGGCCCAATGATATCTATTTGGATCATAAAAAACTGGCTGGGATTTTAATTGAAATGGCAGGGCAAGCGGATAGCGAGTGCCAGCTTATTATCGGAATTGGCGTCAATATGGCGATGTCTGAGGATCATGGAAAAGGAATAGACCAACCTTGGAGTGATCTATCAACATTAGCGACTATGCCAGATAAGACAGACCTAGTGATTGAATTACAAAAACAACTTAAGCGAGATATTCAGTTATTTGAACGTGAAGGGCTGAATGCATTTAAAGCACGATGGCAAGCTGCAGATTTATTTTATGGTAAACCAATCCGTTTACTCATGGGGGAAAATCATATTGATGGCACTTGCATGGGCGTAGATGCGCAAGGGGCGGTATTACTTGATACCGCCGATGGTATTCAAGCATTTATCGGCGGAGAAATTAGTCTTAGACCCCGTTAG
- the coaA gene encoding type I pantothenate kinase produces MTSKNPIQKALYLTFERAQWSELRDSVPLTLSERDLENLRGINEKVSLSEVTDIYLPLSRLLNLIVKSKQQRGLVLDEFLGQKPFHSPYIISIAGSVAVGKSTTARVLQALLQHWPEHPKVDLVTTDGFLYPLADLKRKGLLQRKGFPESYDMKMLVEFISAVKSGQPHTKAPIYSHVTYDRVRNQHQIVSQPDILILEGLNVLQTGLDSPVDTRRPFVSDFVDFSIYVDAEESLLKQWYQERFLQFRKGAFSDAKSYFHHYANLTDDEANAIAANIWDTINGPNLQLNIQPTRERAHLILQKGQDHLMSHVLMRK; encoded by the coding sequence ATGACTTCTAAAAATCCAATTCAAAAAGCGCTCTATCTTACCTTTGAACGTGCACAATGGTCAGAGCTAAGAGATTCAGTACCGCTAACGTTAAGTGAACGGGATTTAGAAAATCTTAGGGGTATTAATGAAAAGGTATCGCTTTCTGAGGTTACTGATATTTATTTACCCCTCAGTAGGCTACTTAATTTGATTGTAAAATCGAAGCAGCAACGCGGCTTAGTGCTTGATGAGTTTTTGGGACAAAAACCATTTCACAGTCCCTATATTATTAGCATTGCGGGGAGTGTTGCGGTAGGAAAAAGTACGACCGCACGGGTTTTACAAGCACTTTTACAACATTGGCCAGAACACCCTAAAGTCGATCTGGTTACCACGGATGGCTTTCTTTACCCATTAGCCGATCTCAAGCGTAAAGGTTTGTTGCAACGTAAAGGGTTTCCCGAAAGCTACGATATGAAAATGTTGGTGGAATTTATTTCGGCCGTAAAATCGGGACAACCACATACAAAAGCGCCGATATACTCCCATGTGACCTACGACCGTGTACGTAATCAGCACCAAATTGTCTCGCAACCCGATATTTTGATCCTTGAGGGTTTAAACGTGCTCCAAACGGGTTTAGATTCACCTGTCGACACTCGTAGACCTTTTGTCTCTGACTTTGTTGATTTTTCTATCTATGTAGATGCCGAAGAATCATTACTTAAGCAATGGTATCAAGAGCGTTTTCTGCAATTTCGAAAAGGCGCATTCAGTGATGCTAAGTCCTATTTTCATCATTATGCGAATTTAACTGATGATGAGGCAAATGCGATTGCTGCTAATATTTGGGACACGATCAATGGCCCGAATTTGCAACTGAACATTCAACCCACGCGGGAAAGAGCACATTTGATCCTACAAAAGGGGCAAGATCATTTGATGTCCCATGTGCTCATGCGCAAGTAG
- the tuf gene encoding elongation factor Tu gives MAKAKFERIKPHVNVGTIGHVDHGKTTLTAAISHVLAKTYGGEAKDFSQIDNAPEERERGITINTSHIEYDTPSRHYAHVDCPGHADYVKNMITGAAQMDGAILVVASTDGPMPQTREHILLSRQVGVPFIIVFMNKCDMVDDEELLELVEMEVRELLSEYDFPGDDLPVIQGSALKALEGEPEWEAKILELAAALDSYIPEPQRDIDKPFLLPIEDVFSISGRGTVVTGRVERGIVRVGDEVEIVGVRATTKTTCTGVEMFRKLLDEGRAGENCGILLRGTKRDDVERGQVLAKPGSINPHTTFESEVYVLSKEEGGRHTPFFKGYRPQFYFRTTDVTGTIELPEGVEMVMPGDNIKMVVTLICPIAMDEGLRFAIREGGRTVGAGVVAKIIA, from the coding sequence ATGGCTAAAGCTAAATTTGAACGTATTAAGCCCCATGTAAACGTGGGCACCATTGGTCACGTTGACCATGGTAAAACCACTCTGACTGCAGCTATCTCTCACGTACTGGCTAAGACCTACGGTGGCGAAGCTAAAGACTTCTCTCAAATCGATAACGCTCCAGAAGAGCGTGAGCGCGGTATTACCATCAATACCTCTCACATCGAATATGACACGCCATCACGCCACTACGCCCACGTAGACTGCCCAGGCCACGCTGACTATGTTAAAAACATGATCACTGGTGCTGCACAGATGGACGGCGCGATTCTGGTAGTCGCTTCAACAGACGGTCCAATGCCACAGACTCGTGAGCACATCCTGCTTTCTCGTCAGGTTGGCGTACCATTCATCATCGTATTCATGAACAAATGTGACATGGTAGATGACGAAGAGCTGTTAGAGCTAGTTGAGATGGAAGTGCGTGAACTGTTATCAGAATACGATTTCCCAGGTGATGACTTACCGGTAATCCAAGGTTCAGCTCTGAAAGCGCTAGAAGGCGAGCCAGAGTGGGAAGCAAAAATCCTTGAATTAGCAGCGGCGCTGGATTCTTACATTCCAGAACCACAACGTGACATCGATAAGCCGTTCCTACTGCCAATCGAAGACGTATTCTCAATTTCAGGCCGTGGTACAGTAGTAACAGGTCGTGTTGAGCGTGGTATTGTACGCGTAGGCGACGAAGTTGAAATCGTTGGTGTACGTGCGACAACTAAGACAACGTGTACTGGTGTAGAAATGTTCCGTAAACTGCTTGACGAAGGTCGTGCAGGTGAGAACTGTGGTATTTTGTTACGTGGTACTAAGCGTGATGACGTAGAACGTGGTCAAGTATTAGCGAAGCCAGGTTCAATCAACCCACACACTACTTTTGAATCAGAAGTTTACGTACTGTCAAAAGAAGAAGGTGGTCGTCACACGCCATTCTTCAAAGGCTACCGTCCACAGTTCTACTTCCGTACAACTGACGTAACCGGTACTATCGAACTGCCAGAAGGCGTAGAGATGGTAATGCCAGGCGATAACATCAAGATGGTAGTGACACTGATTTGCCCAATCGCGATGGACGAAGGTTTGCGCTTCGCAATCCGTGAAGGCGGTCGTACAGTGGGTGCAGGTGTAGTAGCTAAAATCATTGCTTAA
- the secE gene encoding preprotein translocase subunit SecE yields MTTNTENQNNSLDIVKWGVVIVLLAAAVIGNQMFSEASAVIRALGVIVAFAIAGFIALQTEKGKKAFAFARESQIEVRKVVWPTRQEALNTTFIVLAATGILALVLWGMDAVLMRIVNFITGV; encoded by the coding sequence ATGACAACAAATACTGAAAACCAGAACAATTCTCTGGATATCGTGAAGTGGGGCGTAGTGATTGTATTGCTAGCCGCTGCTGTTATTGGCAATCAAATGTTTAGCGAAGCGAGTGCTGTCATACGTGCACTTGGTGTTATCGTTGCATTCGCTATTGCTGGTTTTATTGCTCTACAGACAGAAAAGGGTAAAAAAGCTTTTGCTTTTGCTCGCGAGTCGCAAATTGAAGTGCGTAAGGTTGTATGGCCAACGCGTCAAGAAGCGCTTAACACCACTTTTATTGTCCTTGCTGCAACAGGTATCTTAGCTCTGGTTCTGTGGGGGATGGATGCTGTGTTAATGCGAATTGTCAATTTTATCACTGGCGTATAG
- the nusG gene encoding transcription termination/antitermination protein NusG, translating into MTEAKEAKKRWYVVQAFSGYEGRVCKSLIEYIKMHGMEQYFGEVLVPTEEVIEMRAGQRRKSERKFFPGYVLVQMEMNDDSWHLVKSIPRVLGFIGGTSDRPAPISDKEADAILRRLQETTASPTHRVIFEPGEVVRVCDGPFADFNGTVEEVDYDKSRVKVSVMIFGRSTPVELDFSQVEKG; encoded by the coding sequence ATGACTGAAGCTAAAGAAGCTAAAAAAAGATGGTATGTAGTGCAGGCATTCTCAGGCTATGAAGGCCGAGTTTGTAAGTCACTGATTGAATACATTAAGATGCACGGCATGGAGCAGTACTTCGGTGAAGTATTAGTTCCGACTGAAGAAGTTATCGAAATGCGTGCAGGTCAGCGTCGTAAGAGTGAGCGTAAGTTTTTCCCTGGTTATGTGTTAGTCCAGATGGAAATGAACGATGACAGCTGGCATTTAGTCAAAAGCATCCCGCGTGTTTTAGGCTTTATTGGCGGAACCTCTGATCGTCCTGCCCCAATTTCAGATAAAGAAGCCGATGCTATTTTGCGTCGCTTGCAAGAAACCACGGCTTCACCAACTCACCGTGTTATTTTCGAACCGGGCGAAGTGGTGCGTGTCTGTGACGGTCCATTCGCTGACTTTAACGGTACCGTTGAAGAAGTGGACTACGACAAGAGCCGCGTAAAAGTGTCAGTAATGATCTTTGGTCGTTCTACACCAGTGGAGCTCGATTTTAGTCAGGTTGAAAAAGGCTGA
- the rplK gene encoding 50S ribosomal protein L11 — MAKKIDAYIKLQVKSGSANPSPPVGPALGQKGVNIMEFCKAFNARTEKMEKGMPIPVVITVYSDRSFTFETKTPPASFLLKTAAGLKSGSPRPNTQKVGTIARAKIQEIAETKAADMTGADIEAMTRSIEGTARSMGLVVED, encoded by the coding sequence ATGGCAAAGAAGATTGATGCTTATATTAAGCTACAAGTAAAATCCGGTTCTGCGAACCCTTCACCACCAGTTGGTCCAGCTCTGGGTCAAAAAGGTGTGAACATCATGGAATTCTGTAAAGCGTTTAACGCCCGTACAGAAAAAATGGAAAAAGGCATGCCTATTCCTGTCGTGATCACTGTTTACAGTGACCGTTCATTCACTTTTGAAACTAAGACTCCGCCAGCGTCTTTCTTACTGAAGACTGCTGCAGGCCTGAAATCAGGTTCTCCACGTCCTAATACTCAGAAAGTTGGAACTATCGCTCGCGCTAAGATTCAGGAAATTGCTGAAACTAAAGCTGCCGATATGACTGGTGCTGACATTGAAGCGATGACTCGCTCAATCGAAGGTACTGCGCGTTCAATGGGTTTGGTTGTAGAGGATTAA
- the rplA gene encoding 50S ribosomal protein L1, with protein sequence MAKLTKRMRVIREKVDGTKLYEINDAVALLKELATAKFVESVDVAVNLGIDPRKSDQNVRGATVLPHGTGRDVRVAVFTQGANAEAAKAAGAELVGMDDLAEQIKAGEMNFDVVIASPDAMRVVGMLGQILGPRGLMPNPKTGTVTPNVAEAVKNAKAGQVRYRNDKNGIIHTTIGKVDFTPVQLKENLEALISALKKAKPAVAKGVYVKKVSISTTMGAGVAVDQATLDTAN encoded by the coding sequence ATGGCAAAACTAACTAAACGCATGCGCGTAATTCGCGAGAAAGTTGACGGTACTAAATTATACGAAATCAACGATGCTGTTGCTTTGTTAAAAGAATTAGCAACTGCAAAGTTTGTTGAAAGTGTAGACGTAGCAGTTAACTTGGGTATTGACCCACGTAAATCTGACCAAAACGTTCGTGGTGCAACTGTGTTACCACACGGTACTGGTCGTGACGTTCGCGTTGCAGTATTTACACAAGGTGCAAATGCTGAAGCCGCTAAAGCTGCTGGTGCTGAGCTTGTTGGTATGGATGATCTGGCTGAGCAAATCAAAGCTGGTGAAATGAACTTTGACGTTGTTATCGCATCTCCAGATGCAATGCGCGTTGTTGGTATGTTAGGTCAAATCTTAGGCCCACGTGGTTTAATGCCTAACCCTAAAACAGGCACAGTAACGCCAAACGTTGCTGAAGCTGTTAAGAATGCCAAGGCTGGTCAAGTTCGTTATCGTAACGACAAGAACGGTATTATCCACACTACTATCGGTAAAGTGGATTTCACACCAGTTCAGTTGAAAGAAAACTTGGAAGCGTTAATCTCTGCACTGAAAAAGGCTAAGCCTGCAGTTGCTAAAGGTGTATACGTGAAGAAAGTAAGCATCTCCACCACTATGGGTGCAGGTGTTGCTGTCGACCAAGCGACTCTCGATACAGCTAACTAA
- the rplJ gene encoding 50S ribosomal protein L10 produces the protein MALRLEDKKAIVAEVNEAAKGALSAVAADSRGVTVGAMTGLRKKAREAGVYVRVVRNTLARRAVEGTAFECLAETFTGPTLIAFSLEHPGAAARLLKDFAKEQANFEVKGAAFEGNFIPAAEIDRLAKLPTYEEALAQLMMTMKEASAGKFVRTLAALRDQKQEAA, from the coding sequence ATGGCATTAAGACTCGAAGACAAAAAAGCGATTGTTGCTGAAGTCAACGAAGCTGCCAAAGGTGCGCTATCTGCAGTTGCCGCTGATTCTCGCGGTGTAACTGTAGGTGCTATGACCGGTCTGCGTAAAAAAGCGCGTGAAGCTGGTGTTTATGTACGTGTAGTACGTAACACGCTAGCTCGTCGTGCTGTTGAAGGTACAGCTTTTGAGTGCCTAGCAGAAACGTTCACTGGCCCAACTTTGATTGCTTTTTCTTTAGAGCACCCAGGTGCTGCAGCTCGTCTGTTAAAAGACTTTGCTAAAGAGCAAGCTAACTTCGAAGTTAAAGGCGCAGCCTTTGAAGGGAATTTCATCCCCGCAGCGGAAATTGATCGTTTGGCGAAACTGCCAACATACGAAGAAGCACTAGCACAGTTAATGATGACTATGAAAGAAGCATCTGCTGGCAAGTTCGTTCGTACACTGGCCGCCCTGCGCGATCAAAAACAAGAAGCCGCTTAA
- the rplL gene encoding 50S ribosomal protein L7/L12 — MSITKDQILEAFAAMSVMEVVELIEAMEEKFGVSAAAAVVSGGGEAAAAVEEQTEFNVILTAHGDNKVAVIKAIRGATGLGLKEAKAMSEAAPVAVKEGVSKEEAEALKKELVEAGASVEIK, encoded by the coding sequence ATGTCTATCACTAAAGACCAAATCTTAGAAGCCTTTGCAGCTATGTCTGTAATGGAAGTTGTTGAACTGATCGAAGCAATGGAAGAGAAGTTCGGCGTTTCTGCCGCTGCTGCTGTTGTTTCTGGTGGTGGCGAAGCTGCTGCTGCTGTTGAAGAGCAAACAGAATTCAACGTAATTCTGACTGCACACGGCGACAACAAAGTTGCAGTAATTAAAGCCATCCGTGGCGCAACTGGTTTAGGCCTGAAAGAAGCTAAAGCAATGTCTGAAGCTGCTCCAGTAGCAGTTAAAGAAGGCGTTTCTAAAGAAGAAGCTGAAGCTCTGAAGAAAGAACTAGTTGAAGCTGGTGCTTCAGTAGAAATCAAGTAA